In Mus caroli chromosome 9, CAROLI_EIJ_v1.1, whole genome shotgun sequence, a single window of DNA contains:
- the Lyzl4 gene encoding lysozyme-like protein 4 gives MQLYLVLLLISYLLTPIGASILGRCTVAKMLYDGGLNYFEGYSLENWVCLAYFESKFNPSAVYEDPQDGSTGFGLFQIRDNEWCGHGKNLCSVSCTALLNPNLKDTIKCAKKIVKGKHGMGAWPVWSKNCQLSDILDRWLDGCDL, from the exons ATGCAGCTGTACCTGGTGCTTCTCCTCATCAGCTACTTGCTGACTCCGATCGGTGCTTCCATCTTGGGGCGCTGCACAGTGGCTAAGATGCTCTATGACGGGGGCTTGAATTATTTTGAGGGCTACAGCCTTGAAAACT GggtgtgcctggcttattttgaGAGCAAGTTCAACCCCTCAGCTGTCTATGAGGACCCACAAGATGGCTCCACCGGTTTCGGCCTCTTTCAGATTCGTGACAATGAATGGTGCGGCCACGGCAAGAACCTCTGCAGTGTGTCCTGCACTG CTTTACTGAATCCAAACTTAAAGGATACAATCAAGTGTGCCAAGAAAATCGTGAAAGGAAAACATGGGATGGGAGCGTG GCCCGTCTGGTCCAAGAACTGCCAGCTGTCTGACATTCTGGACCGGTGGCTGGACGGCTGTGATCTGTAG